A genome region from Purpureocillium takamizusanense chromosome 8, complete sequence includes the following:
- a CDS encoding uncharacterized protein (SECRETED:SignalP(1-18~SECRETED:cutsite=TTA-RD~SECRETED:prob=0.8640)~CAZy:GH75~EggNog:ENOG503P1KP~COG:G), giving the protein MLQFFVLAGLLVAPSTTARDVPQNVKDLYNSIRSQGSCKNQLKGGFYSQEGDSKNFGYCGDHLTDYRIMYLQGKNGNLVNMDIDCDGALGDGDGSCDSSGDTQPQTTFQETVAGYNKGIKDLNAYIHSFVVLGNDGSKSGYIEFKPEQYGIEPLSTVAVVCGNKMFYGVWGDTNGDDGPPLIGEVSDALGRACYGTAVNGNAAHDENDVLYIAFTGSDAVPGANGAKWNAKSFSEFEASLGTVGDKLVQRIGGGGGGTPPTSDCSWEGHCLGDKCSTNDDCDGELVCKSNKCSE; this is encoded by the exons ATGCTGCAATTTTTTGTATTGGCTGGGCTTCTGGTGGCCCCTTCTACCACCGCTCGCGATGTACCCCAAAACGTAAAGGACCTATACAATTCCATCCGCAGTCAGGGGTCTTGCAAGAACCAACTGAAGGGTGGATTCTATAGCCAGGAGGGGGATTCCAAGA ACTTTGGGTACTGTGGCGATCACCTCACAGACTACAGAATCATGTATCTTCAGGGCAAGAACGGCAACTTGGTGAACATGGATATAGACTGCGACGGTGCtcttggtgatggtgacggtAGTTGTGACTCTTCAGGGGACACTCAGCCTCAAACAACCTTTCAAGAAACGGTAGCTGGATATAACAAAGGCATCAAAGACCTGAATGCGTACATCCATTCCTTCGTTGTCTTGGGCAATGACGGTAGTAAGAGCGGGTACATCGAGTTCAAACCGGAGCAGTACGGCATCGAGCCTCTGTCCACCGTTGCCGTGGTATGCGGCAACAAAATG TTCTATGGCGTCTGGGGAGATACCAACGGTGATGACGGCCCACCGCTTATTGGCGAGGTCTCTGATGCCCTCGGCCGAGCATGCTACGGTACCGCTGTCAATGGCAACGCAGCTCACGACGAGAACGACGTTCTCTACATTGCCTTCACTGGGTCCGACGCTGTTCCTGGCGCAAATGGTGCCAAGTGGAATGCCAAGAGCTTTTCCGAGTTCGAGGCCTCCCTCGGCACTGTTGGGGACAAGCTCGTGCAGCGCattggtggtggcggcggcggcacgccACCGACCTCGGACTGCTCTTGGGAGGGCCATTGTCTCGGCGACAAATGTTCGACCAACGACGACTGTGATGGAGAGTTGGTTTGCAAGTCGAACAAATGCTCGGAGTGA